From the genome of Candidatus Chlamydia corallus, one region includes:
- a CDS encoding DMT family transporter, giving the protein MSLFLVFLTAFIWSSSFALSKLVMNASAPIFATGTRMILAGVILALAAWFRGGFVCISKKIFFCIVLLALTGFYLTNIFEFLGLQHLNSSRVCFIYGLSPLMSALFSYIQLKEKVTQKKILGFSLGLLSYICYLTFGGGGDGSQPWTWQIGLPEILILGAASFASFGWTLLRQIEKQSTLSVTAINACAMLIAGILSLMHSAVVESWDPLPVQDVSQFLYATLALVVISNLICYNLYAKLLRKYSSTFLSFCNLIMPLYSGLYGWILLGETGVSLGLVLAVALMVAGCRLIYHEEFRQGYIVS; this is encoded by the coding sequence ATGTCGCTTTTTTTAGTTTTTCTTACGGCATTTATTTGGTCTTCTTCTTTTGCTCTTAGCAAGCTAGTTATGAACGCCTCGGCTCCGATATTTGCCACAGGGACTCGCATGATACTTGCTGGCGTTATCTTGGCGCTTGCTGCATGGTTTCGAGGCGGTTTTGTTTGTATATCGAAAAAAATATTCTTTTGTATTGTCCTGTTAGCTTTAACAGGATTTTATCTTACTAATATTTTTGAATTCCTAGGATTACAACATTTGAATTCATCTAGGGTATGTTTTATTTATGGACTCTCTCCTCTAATGTCAGCACTTTTTTCTTATATTCAGCTGAAAGAGAAGGTGACACAAAAAAAGATTTTAGGATTCTCTCTAGGTTTGTTGAGTTATATTTGCTACTTAACCTTTGGTGGGGGAGGGGATGGTTCTCAGCCTTGGACTTGGCAGATAGGTCTTCCTGAAATTCTAATTTTAGGGGCAGCAAGTTTCGCCTCTTTTGGCTGGACTCTTCTTAGACAAATTGAAAAACAGTCTACCCTATCAGTGACAGCAATTAATGCATGCGCCATGTTAATAGCTGGGATATTGTCACTCATGCATTCAGCAGTAGTGGAATCCTGGGATCCTTTGCCAGTACAAGATGTGTCGCAATTTTTATATGCGACTTTAGCTCTAGTGGTAATTTCTAATCTGATTTGCTACAATCTCTATGCAAAATTATTAAGGAAGTATTCTTCTACTTTTCTTTCCTTCTGTAATCTTATCATGCCGTTGTATTCAGGATTGTATGGCTGGATATTGCTTGGAGAAACGGGGGTCTCTTTGGGCTTGGTGCTTGCTGTAGCCTTAATGGTAGCAGGATGTCGCCTCATCTATCACGAAGAATTCCGTCAGGGCTACATTGTTTCTTAA
- the thrS gene encoding threonine--tRNA ligase yields the protein MIHVTCDQENYEVFAGTTAAELAQQLKNSHQFIGVLINERPRDLSIHLQEGDTLTFLTSEDPEGREIFLHTSAHLLAQAVLRLWPDALPTIGPVIDEGFYYDFANLSISESDFSLIEDTVKQIVDEKLVISRFICKDKQQALKEFPNNPFKTELIRELPDNEEISAYSQGEFFDLCRGPHLPSTAHVKAFKILRTSAAYWRGDPSRESLVRIYGTSFPTSKELRAHLDRIEEAKKRDHRVLGVKLDLFSQQESSPGMPFFHPRGMIVWDALINYWKQLHVAADYKEILTPQLMNRQLWEVSGHWENYRANMYTLKIDDEDYAIKPMNCPGCMLYYKTRLHSYKEFPLRVAEIGHVHRQEASGALSGLMRVRAFHQDDAHVFLTPEQVEEETLNILALVSKLYGTFGLEYHLELSTRPEKDTIGDDSLWELATDALNRALVQSGTPFIVRPGEGAFYGPKIDIHVKDAIQRTWQCGTIQLDMFLPERFELEYTTAQGTKSVPVMLHRALFGSIERFLGILIEHFKGRFPLWLSPEQVRIITVADRHIPRAKEFVEKWKGMGLVVTLDDSSESVSKKIRNAQNMQVNYMITLGDHEISENVLAVRTRDNRVINDVTVEKFLNTILEEKNSLSLTALL from the coding sequence ATGATTCACGTAACTTGTGATCAAGAAAATTATGAAGTATTTGCCGGTACTACAGCAGCAGAGTTAGCTCAACAATTAAAAAATTCACATCAATTTATTGGGGTTCTCATCAATGAACGCCCTAGAGATCTTTCCATCCACCTACAAGAAGGCGACACCTTAACATTTCTCACTTCTGAGGATCCCGAAGGACGAGAAATTTTTCTTCATACTTCTGCGCATCTTCTAGCCCAAGCAGTACTGCGTTTATGGCCAGATGCACTTCCTACAATCGGTCCCGTCATAGACGAAGGATTTTATTATGATTTCGCCAATCTTTCAATTAGTGAAAGTGACTTCTCATTAATTGAAGATACAGTAAAGCAAATTGTAGATGAAAAACTTGTAATTTCTCGCTTTATTTGTAAGGATAAACAACAAGCTTTAAAGGAATTCCCGAATAATCCGTTTAAAACAGAATTAATTCGTGAGCTTCCCGATAATGAAGAAATTTCTGCCTATAGCCAGGGAGAGTTTTTTGACCTTTGCCGAGGTCCTCATTTACCTTCGACAGCTCACGTAAAAGCTTTTAAAATACTACGTACATCAGCAGCCTATTGGCGAGGAGATCCTTCTCGTGAATCTCTAGTACGTATTTATGGGACTTCCTTTCCTACATCTAAAGAACTTCGGGCACATTTAGATCGAATTGAGGAAGCAAAAAAACGGGACCACCGTGTGTTGGGAGTAAAGTTAGATCTTTTTTCTCAACAAGAGAGTTCTCCTGGAATGCCTTTCTTTCATCCTCGTGGTATGATTGTTTGGGACGCTTTGATTAATTACTGGAAGCAGCTGCACGTAGCTGCCGATTATAAAGAGATCCTAACACCACAGTTGATGAATCGTCAGTTATGGGAGGTTTCGGGTCACTGGGAGAATTATAGAGCAAACATGTACACATTGAAAATTGATGATGAAGATTACGCCATCAAGCCAATGAACTGTCCAGGATGCATGCTCTATTATAAAACCCGCTTACATAGTTATAAGGAGTTCCCTCTACGTGTAGCAGAAATTGGTCACGTGCATCGTCAGGAAGCGTCTGGAGCCCTATCGGGGTTAATGCGTGTCCGTGCGTTCCATCAAGATGACGCTCATGTATTTCTTACTCCAGAACAAGTCGAAGAGGAAACTCTGAACATTCTTGCTTTAGTTTCTAAACTATACGGGACATTTGGATTAGAGTATCACTTAGAGCTATCTACAAGGCCAGAAAAAGACACAATAGGTGACGACTCTCTATGGGAGTTAGCCACAGATGCCTTAAATCGAGCCCTGGTTCAGTCTGGGACGCCCTTCATTGTTCGCCCAGGGGAAGGAGCTTTTTACGGTCCGAAAATTGATATCCATGTTAAAGATGCGATTCAAAGAACATGGCAGTGTGGAACTATTCAATTAGATATGTTCCTACCAGAACGTTTTGAATTAGAATACACCACAGCGCAAGGAACTAAGAGTGTTCCTGTGATGCTACATCGAGCTCTCTTTGGTTCTATAGAACGCTTTTTAGGTATTCTTATAGAACACTTCAAAGGAAGATTCCCATTGTGGCTAAGTCCTGAGCAGGTGCGGATCATTACAGTTGCCGATCGCCACATTCCTCGAGCGAAAGAATTCGTTGAGAAATGGAAAGGGATGGGTTTAGTGGTCACCCTAGATGATTCTAGCGAATCTGTAAGTAAAAAAATTCGCAATGCTCAAAACATGCAGGTGAATTACATGATCACTCTTGGGGATCATGAAATTAGTGAAAATGTATTAGCAGTACGCACCCGAGATAACCGGGTGATTAATGACGTCACCGTAGAGAAATTCTTAAACACTATACTTGAAGAAAAGAACTCTTTAAGTTTAACTGCATTATTGTAG
- a CDS encoding ParA family protein, with amino-acid sequence MKTIAVNSFKGGTAKTSTTLHLGAALSQYHQAKVLLIDFDAQANLTSGLGLDPDCYDSLAVVLQGEKEIQEVIRPIQDIHLDLIPADTWLERIEVSGNLAADRYSHERLKYVLGSVKDQYDYVIIDTPPSLCWLTESALIAADYALICATPEFYSVKGLERLAGFIQGISARHPLTILGVALSFWNCRGKNNSAFADLIHKTFPDKLLNTKIRRDITVSEAAIHGKPVFATSPSARASEDYFNLTKELLILLRDV; translated from the coding sequence ATGAAGACTATCGCTGTAAACAGCTTTAAAGGTGGAACAGCAAAAACATCAACAACCCTTCATCTTGGTGCGGCTCTCTCGCAGTATCATCAAGCTAAGGTACTGCTTATTGATTTCGATGCTCAAGCAAATCTCACCTCTGGGTTAGGATTAGACCCCGATTGCTATGACAGCCTTGCTGTTGTCTTACAAGGCGAAAAGGAAATTCAAGAAGTCATCCGCCCCATCCAAGATATCCATTTAGATTTGATTCCTGCCGACACCTGGTTAGAGCGTATTGAAGTTTCAGGAAATCTTGCCGCTGATCGCTATTCTCATGAAAGGCTTAAGTACGTACTCGGTTCTGTCAAAGATCAGTACGACTATGTGATTATTGATACTCCTCCTTCACTTTGTTGGCTTACAGAGTCTGCCCTAATTGCTGCAGACTACGCACTTATTTGTGCTACACCAGAATTTTACAGTGTTAAAGGTTTAGAACGTCTGGCTGGTTTCATTCAAGGAATTTCCGCACGACATCCACTAACGATTTTAGGTGTTGCTTTATCCTTTTGGAATTGCAGAGGAAAAAACAATTCTGCATTTGCTGATCTTATTCACAAAACGTTCCCAGACAAGTTATTGAATACGAAAATACGTAGAGACATCACTGTTTCAGAAGCTGCGATTCACGGCAAGCCAGTCTTTGCTACATCTCCCAGTGCACGTGCTTCTGAAGATTATTTCAACCTTACTAAAGAATTGCTAATTTTACTAAGAGATGTGTAG
- a CDS encoding pGP6-D family virulence protein, whose product MGNLKTLLESRFKKNTQTKMEALARKRMEGELSPFTGRLSNPTLLPKEKEQLRHLLEHYNFREQIEEPDLIHLCTLSAEVKQIHHQSVLLHGERITKVRDLLKSYREGAFSSWLLLTYGNRQTPYNFLVYYELFTLLPEPLKIEMEKMPRQAVYTLASRQGSQEKKEEIIRNYRGERKSELLDRIRKEFPLVDTDCRKTSPVKQALAMLAKGSQILNKCTALSSDEQIILEKLIKKLEKVKSNLFPHTKV is encoded by the coding sequence ATGGGCAATCTAAAAACGTTGTTAGAAAGTCGTTTCAAGAAAAATACTCAAACTAAAATGGAGGCGCTTGCCCGTAAGCGTATGGAAGGAGAACTCTCTCCTTTTACAGGTCGCCTTTCCAACCCCACCCTTTTACCAAAAGAAAAAGAACAACTCCGTCATCTTCTTGAACACTATAACTTTCGAGAACAGATTGAAGAACCTGACCTTATACACCTATGTACTCTTTCTGCTGAAGTCAAGCAAATCCATCATCAATCTGTTCTCTTGCACGGAGAACGCATAACAAAAGTCCGTGATTTGCTGAAAAGCTATCGCGAAGGAGCCTTTTCTTCTTGGCTACTTTTAACCTATGGGAATAGGCAAACGCCTTATAATTTTTTAGTGTACTATGAATTATTTACTCTTCTTCCCGAACCTTTAAAAATAGAGATGGAGAAAATGCCTAGACAAGCCGTCTATACCTTAGCGTCTCGTCAAGGATCCCAAGAAAAAAAAGAAGAGATTATTCGAAATTATCGCGGCGAACGAAAAAGCGAGCTTTTAGATCGCATTCGAAAAGAATTCCCCTTAGTTGATACAGATTGTAGAAAAACATCTCCAGTAAAGCAAGCTCTTGCTATGCTTGCCAAAGGCTCTCAAATATTAAATAAGTGTACCGCACTCTCTTCTGATGAGCAGATCATTTTGGAAAAATTGATAAAAAAACTAGAAAAAGTTAAAAGTAACCTCTTTCCCCATACAAAGGTGTAA
- a CDS encoding CT584/Cpn0803 family type III secretion system protein, translating to MAAKTKILELEDNVFLLLEGNLKRIYATPIGYTTFREFQNVVFNCANGQQDIANFFFEMLINGKLTQELAPQQKQAAHSLISEFMMPIRVSKDIHERGEFINFITSDMLTQQERCIFLNRLARVDGQEFLLMTDVQNTCHLIRHLLARLLEAQKNPVGEKNLQEIQEEITSLKNHFDELTKALQ from the coding sequence ATGGCAGCAAAGACAAAAATATTAGAGCTTGAAGACAACGTTTTTCTCCTTCTTGAAGGGAATTTAAAAAGAATTTATGCCACTCCTATTGGTTACACCACATTTCGAGAATTTCAAAATGTCGTTTTCAACTGTGCTAACGGTCAGCAAGATATCGCTAATTTCTTTTTTGAAATGTTAATTAATGGCAAGTTAACGCAAGAACTCGCTCCCCAGCAAAAACAAGCTGCTCATAGTTTAATTTCAGAGTTTATGATGCCTATACGTGTTTCTAAAGACATTCATGAACGTGGGGAATTTATTAACTTTATCACTTCGGATATGCTAACACAGCAAGAACGTTGTATTTTTTTAAATCGATTAGCTCGTGTAGACGGTCAAGAGTTCTTATTGATGACCGATGTACAGAATACCTGCCACCTCATTCGTCATTTACTAGCAAGACTTTTAGAAGCGCAAAAGAATCCTGTTGGAGAAAAAAATCTTCAGGAAATTCAAGAAGAAATTACATCATTAAAAAACCACTTTGATGAGCTGACTAAAGCCCTTCAATAG